One stretch of Hemiscyllium ocellatum isolate sHemOce1 chromosome 27 unlocalized genomic scaffold, sHemOce1.pat.X.cur. SUPER_27_unloc_3, whole genome shotgun sequence DNA includes these proteins:
- the LOC132808035 gene encoding gastrula zinc finger protein XlCGF49.1-like isoform X1: protein MEKSEESCRVEKPWKCGDCGKGFRFLSALEIHRRSHTGERPFPCTDCGEAFRYSSHLLAHQRGHMGERLFSCPECGKAFSNSSALLTHRHVHTGERPFTCSQCGKGFTCSSNLLTHQRVHTGERPFSCPECGKAFTQASILLRHQLVHTGERPFSCPECRKAFSDSTTLRSHRHVHTGERPFTCSQCGKGFICSSNLRRHQRVHTGERPYTCPQCGKGLTCSSNLRRHQRIHTGRGCSPALSAGRASGIPPTC, encoded by the coding sequence ATGGAGAAATCTGAGGAATCCTGCCgcgtggagaaaccgtggaagtgtggggactgtgggaaaggcttccgtttcctgtctgccctggagattcatcggcgcagtcacaccggggagaggccattcccctgcactgACTGCGGGGaggccttcaggtattcctcccacctgctggcccaccagcggggccacatgggggagaggctcTTCAgttgccctgagtgcgggaaggccttcagcaattcctccgccctgctgacccaccggcatgtccacacgggggagaggccattcacctgctctcagtgcgggaagggcttcacctgttcCTCCAACctcctgacccaccagcgggtccacactggggagaggcccttcagctgcccagagtgcggaaaggcctttacccaggcctccatcctgctgaggcaccagcttgtccacaccggggaaaggcccttcagctgccctgagtgtaggaaggccttcagcgattccacCACCCTGCGGAGTCACCGTCacgtccacaccggggagaggccgttcacctgctctcagtgtgggaagggcttcatctgctcctccaacctgcggagacaccagcgtgtccacacgggggagagaccgtacacctgccctcagtgcgggaagggcctcacctgctcctccaacctgcggagacaccagcggatccacacggggagaggctgttcacctgctctcagtgcgggaagggcttcaggtattcctccgacctgctga
- the LOC132808035 gene encoding gastrula zinc finger protein XlCGF49.1-like isoform X2, producing the protein MEKSEESCRVEKPWKCGDCGKGFRFLSALEIHRRSHTGERPFPCTDCGEAFRYSSHLLAHQRGHMGERLFSCPECGKAFSNSSALLTHRHVHTGERPFTCSQCGKGFTCSSNLLTHQRVHTGERPFSCPECGKAFTQASILLRHQLVHTGERPFSCPECRKAFSDSTTLRSHRHVHTGERPFTCSQCGKGFICSSNLRRHQRVHTGERPYTCPQCGKGLTCSSNLRRHQRIHTGRGCSPALSAGRASGSEE; encoded by the exons ATGGAGAAATCTGAGGAATCCTGCCgcgtggagaaaccgtggaagtgtggggactgtgggaaaggcttccgtttcctgtctgccctggagattcatcggcgcagtcacaccggggagaggccattcccctgcactgACTGCGGGGaggccttcaggtattcctcccacctgctggcccaccagcggggccacatgggggagaggctcTTCAgttgccctgagtgcgggaaggccttcagcaattcctccgccctgctgacccaccggcatgtccacacgggggagaggccattcacctgctctcagtgcgggaagggcttcacctgttcCTCCAACctcctgacccaccagcgggtccacactggggagaggcccttcagctgcccagagtgcggaaaggcctttacccaggcctccatcctgctgaggcaccagcttgtccacaccggggaaaggcccttcagctgccctgagtgtaggaaggccttcagcgattccacCACCCTGCGGAGTCACCGTCacgtccacaccggggagaggccgttcacctgctctcagtgtgggaagggcttcatctgctcctccaacctgcggagacaccagcgtgtccacacgggggagagaccgtacacctgccctcagtgcgggaagggcctcacctgctcctccaacctgcggagacaccagcggatccacacggggagaggctgttcacctgctctcagtgcgggaagggcttcag gatctgaagaatga